GCGAGGCAGACCTGCAAGTAATTTGCGAAGGACTAAAATCACACCACCAGCTAAGAAACCACCGACCAGAGCTCCAAGGAAACCAGATGATACACCCGCTAGAGAGAGTGTCTTCTCACCACCTGCAGCATAGGCAACACCACCAAATGATGCACCGCTGCTAGCAATTGCACCGGCTACGAAACCAGAAACCAAACCTGGCTTTTCAGCGATTGAGTAGGCGATATAACCAGCCAATACTGGCAACATGAAGCCAAAGGCTGCACCACCAATTGCCTTAAATTGAGCTGCAATCTCATGATAGCTTCCCAGATTAGAAAGCTGATCTTTTGGTACACCTAAGATCTGATCCAGCAAGAAGGCAATGGCAATCATAATCCCGCCACCAATAACGAATGGCAACATTTGAGAAACACCGCTCATCAAGTGCTTGTAGAAAGCACCACCCAAGCTAAGTTTTTCATTGCTGCTAGCTACTGCAGCGCCACCGTTAGCAGCCTTGTAGACTTCGGCATTGCCAGAAAGAGCTAAATTGATGAGTTCTTCTGTCTTGCGGATACCGTCTGCAACCGGGCGACTGATTAAAGGTTTGCCGTCAAAACGATCCATTTCAACAGCCTTGTCTGCTGCGATGATGACCGCTTTAGCTTTTTTAATGTCTTCTGCTGTCAGTTTGTTGCCGACACCGCTGGCACCATTGGTTTCAACCTTGATGCCGACACCCATTTCAGCAGCCACTTTTTGAAGGGCTTCTTGAGCCATGTAAGTGTGGGCAATCCCTGTTGTACAAGCTGTAACAGCTACGAGGAAGTAGCCAGATTCGTTGGCAGGAGCAACAGTTGCAGGCTCTTCTGCTTTTTCTGAAGCTTGGTCAAAAAGAGCAATAACTTCATCTGGCGAAGATACTTTACGCAATTTGTCAGCAAAACCGTCTTTCATCAAGTATTGAGACAATTCTGCCAAGGCAGCCAAGTGGGTGTCGTTAGCACCTTCTGGAGCTGCAATCATGAAGAAGAGGTCTGTTGGTTTACCATCCAAGCTTTCATAGTCAACACCCTTATTTGACTTGGCAAAGAGAACGGTTGCTTCTTTGACAGCAGAGTTCTTACTGTGCGGCATAGCGATTCCGTCACCCAAACCAGTTGAAGTCAAGGCTTCACGCGCCAAAATGCCTTCTTTAAATGTTTCAAAATCCGTCACATAACCGTGATCGACCAAGCTTTTGATCATCTCTTCGATGACGGCTGTTTTTTCAGTTGCCTGCAAATCTAGCAACATGACATCTTTTCTCAATAGGTCTTGAATTTTCATCGTTTTTCTACCTCAACTTTTTCATATGTTTCTTTAATAAATTCCGCAGTTGCCAAGTCATCTGAGAAGGTAGTTGCTGTTCCACAAGCGACTCCCCATTTGAAGGCTTCTACTGCATCTTTGGATTTGACAAATTCACCTGTAAATCCAGCGACCATAGAGTCGCCAGCTCCAACTGAATTTTTCACTGTCCCCTTGATTGGTTTTGCGAAGTAGGCTCCCTCAGATGTGACAAGGAGTGCACCGTCCCCAGCCATAGAGATGATAACGTTTTGGGCACCTTTAGTCAGCAATTCTCGAGCATATTTCTCGATTTCATCTAAACTTTCGATTTTCACTCCAAAGATGGCTCCAAGTTCGTGATTGTTTGGTTTGACCAAAAGTGGCTGGTAGTCTAAACTATCAATCAAGCTCTGTCCTTCAAAGTCGCACACTACTTGCGCACCAGTCTGGCGCGTCAAGGCAATCAGCTCCTTGTAGATGATATTACCTAGGTTCTTGGCACTTGAACCTGCAAACACAACTGTATCTTCGGCAGTCAAGCTGGATAAAATAGCTTTCAATTCTTCTAACTGTGCTGGTTCGACAGTTGGACCTGTTCCATTGATTTCTGTTTCTTGGTCTGCTTTAATCTTGACATTGATACGCGTATCTTCTGCCACTTGGACAAAGCGTGTCTCGATTTCTTCCTCTGCCAATGTATCTGTGATAAATTTACCAGTAAAGCCTCCGATAAATCCAGTCGCTGTGTTTGGAATATCCAAGCGTTTCAAGACACGACTGACATTGATTCCTTTCCCACCAGCAAACTTATCATCACTGTCCATCCGATTAACACTACCGATCTCTACTTTATCTAAGCGGACGATATAGTCAATGGATGGATTGAGTGTGACTGTATAAATCATGCTTCTATTACCTCCGTTTTTTCTTTAATCTTTTGAATCACTTCAGATTCAGTTTGGTTTGTAATGAGCCTTGCGCGCGATACTGGTGCCACTTTTGCAAAAGATGTATTGCCCAACTTTGAGGCATCAGCCAAAACATAAGTTCTCTTAGCATTTTCGAGAATAGCGCGTTTCACTGCTCCTTCTTCCATATCCGGAGTCGTGAAAAATCCATCGTCAATTCCATTCATTCCGATAAAAGCCTTGTCAAAATTTAGTTGTCCGATTTGATTTAGAGCGACACCGCCGATACTGGCATCTGTCGACCGTTTCACGACACCACCAATAATCACAGTGGGAATGTTGCGCTCCACCAGCTTAGTCGCATGGTGGATAGAGTTGGTCACCACTGTCACGCTTGGATCATGCAATTCATTGACTAAGAGTTCATTGGTTGTCCCTGCATCAATAAAAATGACATCGTATTCTTGAATCAAGCTGGCTGCTTTTTGAGCAATCCTAGTTTTTTCTTGAATGTTTTTGATAGATTTTTCTTGATTGCTTTCTTCCTCCTGCAAGAAGTGAAGACTCTCGGCACCGCCATGCACACGCCTCAACTTCCGCTCGCTTTCAAGCTCATCTAAATCTCTTCTAACAGTTGATTCTGAAGTGTTTAAAGCTTTTACTAGATACTCTAAAGAAACAAATTTATCTTTCATAACTTTCTCGAGAATCAGCTGCTTTCTTTTCGACTTCAGCATAGAATACCTCCTCTGCAATCGATTACAGTTCTATTATATAAGATTAAATTTCAAAGTCAAGCATTTTCTATCATTTTCTATCAAAATAAATTATTTGTTTGAATATAGAAAAAAGAAGCCTATTAGGCCAGATTGAAGACAAACATTCCAAATGGTGTTTGTCTTTTTCTGTTTGTCAGGCTAATATTTCATCTTTTGATAGAATAATGGTCATTTGAACAAAATAAAAAGGCTTGTCCACCCTCATTTTTACTAGTTTTTTAAGATTCAAACACGCCAAAGTAAGCCCAACCTTATCTTCCATTTTGGACTTTCCTTTCTCTCTGGTGTATCTCAAGTTATGATATTCCTTAGCAGTCCCAAAGAGTCGCTCAATTGTTTCCTTGCGCTTCTTATAAAGCTCCTTCATCCCTCTTTTGTGGCGAATCTCTTCACAAAATTCAAGGTCATCTTTCCATACATGTCTTGTGATGACTTTCTGCTGATTCTGGCTCTGGGTACAAACTGATGATAGGGGACAGGCGACACATACTTTTGGATCACTCTTATACTCACGGTAGCCTGCTCGGGTCGTCGTGCGATAGGTTAACACTTGGTTCTCTGGGCAGAGGTAACAGTCATAGAAGGCATCATAAACAAAATCACCGGGCCTTAAGTTCCCTTTTACACCCTTGGGGCGGGTATAGGGAAAGACAGGGATGATGTTTCGCTCTAATAAATAATGAGCAATAGCTGGGGTCTTATAGCCTGAGTCCGCAATAATGTAGCGTGGGGAGAAAGCTTCTATCTTTGAAAAAAGGGCAGGGAAAGCCTGACTATCGTGTACATTTCCTGCTTCAACACTATAAGCTAGTGCCCAACCATGCTTGTCACAAGCTACCTGGGCAGAATAGGCAAATACTTCCTTGTGTTGACCCTTGTGGAACCAGCCACTCTCTGGGTCTGTCCTTGAGATTTTCTTTTCTTTAGCCTCGCTTTCTTTTGCGGGCTTTAAGGACTTTTTTTCATGTTTCCTCCTATCTAAATCAATCTCAACTTCCAATTGCTCACTCATAAATTTAGCTTGTTGGGCAACCATTTTCTTACGATATTTGTGACTGTTAGCTGCCGCTTTGATGTGAGTACCATCCACAAATAGTTCCGAAGGATCAATTAAGCCAGCACATAAAGCTTGATGGAGCACTCGCGAAAATATCTCTGAAATTAATTCTTTATCTTGAAAACGACGACTGTAATTCTTTCCATAGGTGGTAAAATGAGGGACCTTGTCATCCAAGCTTAGTCCAAGAAACCAACGATAAGCTACATTTACTTCAATATCTTTAATGGTTTGGCGCATGGAGCGAATGCCATAAAAACATTGAATCAAAGAGATTTTGACTAACATGACAGGATCGAGACTAGGACGACCATTATCTGGACTATAGGTGTCTTCTACCAAGTCATAGATAAAATCAAAATCAAGCTTTGAATCCACTTGGCGAAGAAAGTGATCCTCTGGGACCAATTCGTCGATCGTATAGAAGCCATATTGGCAGCGATGATAATCAGGTTTTTCTTTGTGAAACATAGAGAATACCTCACAATTCTTCTCACCTC
Above is a window of Streptococcus cristatus ATCC 51100 DNA encoding:
- a CDS encoding PTS fructose transporter subunit IIABC translates to MKIQDLLRKDVMLLDLQATEKTAVIEEMIKSLVDHGYVTDFETFKEGILAREALTSTGLGDGIAMPHSKNSAVKEATVLFAKSNKGVDYESLDGKPTDLFFMIAAPEGANDTHLAALAELSQYLMKDGFADKLRKVSSPDEVIALFDQASEKAEEPATVAPANESGYFLVAVTACTTGIAHTYMAQEALQKVAAEMGVGIKVETNGASGVGNKLTAEDIKKAKAVIIAADKAVEMDRFDGKPLISRPVADGIRKTEELINLALSGNAEVYKAANGGAAVASSNEKLSLGGAFYKHLMSGVSQMLPFVIGGGIMIAIAFLLDQILGVPKDQLSNLGSYHEIAAQFKAIGGAAFGFMLPVLAGYIAYSIAEKPGLVSGFVAGAIASSGASFGGVAYAAGGEKTLSLAGVSSGFLGALVGGFLAGGVILVLRKLLAGLPRSLEGIRSILLLPLLGVLVTGFLMLAVNIPMSAINTALNDFLASLSGSSAVLLGLLVGGMMAVDMGGPVNKAAYVFGTSTLASTVSTGGSPVMAAVMAAGMVPPLAVFVATLLFKDKFTTEERDSGLTNIVMGLSFITEGAIPFGAADPARAIPSFIVGSALTGALVGLSGIKLMAPHGGIFVIGLTNNPILYLVYVLIGAVVSGILFGYLRKPLEK
- the pfkB gene encoding 1-phosphofructokinase, encoding MIYTVTLNPSIDYIVRLDKVEIGSVNRMDSDDKFAGGKGINVSRVLKRLDIPNTATGFIGGFTGKFITDTLAEEEIETRFVQVAEDTRINVKIKADQETEINGTGPTVEPAQLEELKAILSSLTAEDTVVFAGSSAKNLGNIIYKELIALTRQTGAQVVCDFEGQSLIDSLDYQPLLVKPNNHELGAIFGVKIESLDEIEKYARELLTKGAQNVIISMAGDGALLVTSEGAYFAKPIKGTVKNSVGAGDSMVAGFTGEFVKSKDAVEAFKWGVACGTATTFSDDLATAEFIKETYEKVEVEKR
- a CDS encoding DeoR/GlpR family DNA-binding transcription regulator, which codes for MLKSKRKQLILEKVMKDKFVSLEYLVKALNTSESTVRRDLDELESERKLRRVHGGAESLHFLQEEESNQEKSIKNIQEKTRIAQKAASLIQEYDVIFIDAGTTNELLVNELHDPSVTVVTNSIHHATKLVERNIPTVIIGGVVKRSTDASIGGVALNQIGQLNFDKAFIGMNGIDDGFFTTPDMEEGAVKRAILENAKRTYVLADASKLGNTSFAKVAPVSRARLITNQTESEVIQKIKEKTEVIEA
- a CDS encoding IS1182 family transposase; translation: MFHKEKPDYHRCQYGFYTIDELVPEDHFLRQVDSKLDFDFIYDLVEDTYSPDNGRPSLDPVMLVKISLIQCFYGIRSMRQTIKDIEVNVAYRWFLGLSLDDKVPHFTTYGKNYSRRFQDKELISEIFSRVLHQALCAGLIDPSELFVDGTHIKAAANSHKYRKKMVAQQAKFMSEQLEVEIDLDRRKHEKKSLKPAKESEAKEKKISRTDPESGWFHKGQHKEVFAYSAQVACDKHGWALAYSVEAGNVHDSQAFPALFSKIEAFSPRYIIADSGYKTPAIAHYLLERNIIPVFPYTRPKGVKGNLRPGDFVYDAFYDCYLCPENQVLTYRTTTRAGYREYKSDPKVCVACPLSSVCTQSQNQQKVITRHVWKDDLEFCEEIRHKRGMKELYKKRKETIERLFGTAKEYHNLRYTREKGKSKMEDKVGLTLACLNLKKLVKMRVDKPFYFVQMTIILSKDEILA